In the genome of Pseudomonas protegens, one region contains:
- a CDS encoding methyl-accepting chemotaxis protein, whose protein sequence is MHLFLAPGMALLGRFGFARKFQLLFLLFILPLLGSLWMIGQDYRDRLGLMATERSGIRQLQALDTLDNLLTAQRDRAARWRATETNRQPTPATLAAVAAFDAVQPGLLQASEELGNALHQAGAEDDTLARYRALQGSLQGLDSKSLASVGWWPDGYERFTSALGALQALREQIAMDTRLTLAPWLETYLLTQIATQHAPDLIERVGRLAAVGQASVVSGQFTLQSRLQLRDLRSRIGDAREQLSKTGSLLEARLPSELQAWAGRYQDSLKQLDEQLKVLDDGLFAGNIILKPQAFEQGLDTLLGQLATLRQDSLATLDSRLDHYQGSALRQLILVATVLGCLVLAALYLFVCLQASIRRSASGITLLAEALRDGNLCLQVPVQGRDELALISTALNVAVVQLRGSLQGVDHETLQLGDAVRSLNQHASGALSEVEAQQQQISQIAAAATQLAATSQGVAQSCEQASGSAQQTRSIASDSSRDSQRTTASIQQLNQRLNDTAAALGRVSEQGQQIQLVVDTIRGVAEQTNLLALNAAIEAARAGDQGRGFAVVADEVRSLSQRTQSSTAQIAATVDSLRSTVNEAVSLMQAACDQAQNDAQSVTGLGLRLAQIADAVQGVSDTLAQIATAVEEQACTADEVSSNIQHVDQAAVRLLEGARAVNLAADSLNQGSRALSVNTGRFRLA, encoded by the coding sequence ATGCATCTATTTCTGGCACCGGGCATGGCGTTGTTGGGGCGTTTTGGCTTCGCTCGCAAATTCCAGCTGTTGTTTCTGCTGTTCATCCTGCCGCTGCTGGGCAGTCTGTGGATGATCGGCCAGGACTACCGCGACAGGCTTGGCCTGATGGCCACCGAACGCTCCGGAATCCGCCAACTGCAAGCCCTGGATACTCTGGACAACCTGCTGACCGCACAGCGTGATCGTGCCGCCCGCTGGCGCGCCACCGAGACCAACCGCCAGCCGACGCCGGCGACCCTCGCCGCGGTGGCGGCGTTCGATGCGGTCCAGCCCGGCCTGCTCCAGGCCAGCGAAGAGCTGGGCAATGCCCTGCACCAGGCCGGTGCCGAGGACGACACCCTCGCTCGCTACCGGGCGCTGCAAGGCAGCCTGCAAGGGTTGGACTCGAAAAGCCTGGCCAGTGTCGGCTGGTGGCCGGACGGCTACGAACGCTTCACTTCAGCCCTCGGCGCCCTGCAGGCGCTGCGTGAGCAGATCGCCATGGACACTCGCCTGACCCTGGCTCCCTGGCTGGAAACCTACCTGTTGACGCAGATTGCCACCCAACATGCCCCGGACCTGATCGAGCGGGTCGGACGCCTGGCAGCCGTTGGCCAAGCCTCGGTGGTATCGGGCCAGTTCACTCTGCAAAGCCGTCTGCAACTGCGGGACTTGCGCAGCCGCATCGGCGATGCCCGCGAACAATTGAGCAAGACCGGCAGCCTGCTGGAAGCCCGCCTGCCCAGCGAACTGCAGGCCTGGGCCGGGCGCTATCAGGACAGCCTGAAGCAGCTGGACGAGCAGTTGAAAGTGCTGGATGACGGGCTGTTCGCCGGCAACATCATCCTCAAGCCGCAAGCCTTCGAACAAGGCCTCGATACCCTGTTGGGCCAGCTGGCGACCTTGCGCCAGGACTCCCTGGCCACCCTCGACAGCCGTCTGGATCACTACCAGGGTTCAGCCCTGCGCCAGTTGATCCTGGTGGCTACGGTGCTCGGTTGCCTGGTGCTGGCAGCGCTGTACCTGTTCGTCTGCCTGCAAGCCTCGATCCGCCGCAGCGCCAGCGGCATCACCCTGCTGGCCGAAGCCCTGCGCGACGGCAATCTGTGCCTGCAAGTGCCGGTACAGGGCCGCGATGAGCTGGCACTGATCAGCACCGCGCTGAACGTGGCCGTGGTGCAACTGCGTGGCAGCCTGCAAGGGGTGGATCACGAAACCCTGCAACTGGGGGACGCGGTGCGCAGCCTCAACCAGCACGCCAGTGGTGCCTTGAGCGAAGTCGAGGCCCAGCAACAGCAGATCAGCCAGATTGCCGCAGCCGCCACACAACTGGCTGCCACGTCCCAAGGGGTCGCACAGAGCTGCGAACAGGCCTCCGGCAGCGCCCAGCAGACCCGAAGCATCGCCAGCGACAGCAGCCGCGACAGCCAGCGCACCACCGCCAGCATCCAGCAACTCAACCAGCGCCTGAACGACACCGCGGCCGCCCTGGGCCGGGTCAGCGAGCAAGGGCAGCAGATCCAGCTGGTGGTGGACACCATTCGCGGCGTGGCCGAGCAGACCAACCTGCTGGCGCTGAACGCCGCCATCGAAGCGGCCCGCGCCGGAGATCAGGGCCGGGGCTTTGCCGTGGTCGCCGACGAAGTGCGCAGCCTGTCCCAGCGCACCCAGTCGTCCACGGCGCAGATCGCCGCCACCGTGGACAGCCTGCGCAGCACGGTGAATGAAGCGGTGAGCCTGATGCAGGCCGCTTGTGACCAGGCCCAGAACGATGCCCAGTCGGTGACCGGCTTGGGCCTGCGCCTGGCGCAGATCGCCGATGCGGTGCAAGGGGTCAGCGACACCCTGGCGCAGATCGCCACCGCCGTGGAGGAACAGGCCTGCACCGCCGATGAAGTCAGCAGCAACATCCAGCACGTGGATCAGGCGGCGGTGCGTCTGCTGGAGGGGGCCCGGGCGGTGAACCTGGCGGCGGACAGCCTGAACCAGGGCAGTCGAGCCCTGAGCGTCAACACCGGGCGCTTCCGCTTGGCCTGA
- a CDS encoding ABC transporter ATP-binding protein translates to MNALHSLQTLAVSIRSVRKVYGDPHSGPVALKHIDLDIRDNEFFTLLGPSGCGKTTLLRMIAGFEFPTQGEILLYGENIAERPPFERPVNTVFQHYALFPHMTLAENLAFGLESRPMGQVLSKAQIAERVREMLALVQMERFAGRKPNQLSGGQQQRIALARALAPHPKVLLLDEPLSALDLKLRQAMREELKAIQAKTGITFIFVTHDQEEALTLSDRIAVLSEGEVQQVGRPEEIYEQPRNRFVADFIGETNFIQAQVSRIEAGLAWFSGPAGEALPAQPCNTVKVGQQVTLSVRPERLHLRSEAVEGALACRIEAQIYLGTDLQYQVSLGDGTRLTVRAPNSLEHHPRLSVGSHAGLVFERGSASVLLD, encoded by the coding sequence ATGAATGCCCTGCATTCGCTGCAAACACTGGCGGTGTCGATCCGCTCGGTGCGCAAGGTCTACGGCGATCCACACAGCGGCCCGGTGGCCCTGAAGCACATCGACCTGGACATCCGCGACAACGAATTCTTCACCCTCCTGGGGCCCTCCGGCTGCGGCAAGACCACCTTGTTGCGGATGATCGCCGGCTTCGAATTTCCGACCCAGGGCGAGATCCTCCTCTACGGCGAGAACATCGCCGAGCGGCCGCCCTTCGAGCGCCCGGTGAACACCGTGTTCCAGCATTACGCGCTGTTCCCCCACATGACCCTGGCCGAGAACCTGGCCTTCGGCCTGGAGTCGCGGCCCATGGGCCAGGTGCTGAGCAAGGCGCAGATCGCCGAGCGGGTGCGCGAGATGCTGGCCCTGGTGCAGATGGAACGCTTCGCCGGGCGCAAGCCCAACCAACTGTCCGGCGGCCAGCAGCAACGCATTGCCCTGGCCCGGGCCCTGGCGCCCCATCCCAAGGTGCTGTTGCTGGACGAACCGCTGTCGGCCCTGGACCTCAAGCTGCGCCAGGCCATGCGCGAAGAACTCAAGGCGATCCAGGCCAAGACCGGCATCACCTTCATCTTCGTCACCCATGACCAGGAAGAAGCCCTGACCCTGTCCGACCGCATCGCCGTGCTCTCCGAAGGCGAAGTGCAGCAAGTGGGTCGCCCGGAAGAGATCTACGAGCAGCCGCGCAATCGCTTCGTCGCCGACTTCATCGGTGAAACCAACTTCATCCAGGCCCAGGTCAGCCGCATCGAGGCCGGCCTGGCCTGGTTCAGCGGCCCCGCCGGAGAGGCACTGCCGGCGCAACCGTGCAACACGGTCAAAGTCGGCCAGCAGGTCACCCTGTCCGTGCGCCCGGAGCGCCTGCACCTGCGTAGCGAGGCAGTGGAAGGCGCCCTGGCGTGCCGCATCGAGGCGCAGATCTACCTGGGCACCGACCTGCAATACCAGGTCAGCCTTGGCGACGGCACGCGCCTCACCGTGCGTGCGCCCAACAGCCTCGAACACCATCCGCGCCTGAGCGTGGGCAGCCACGCCGGGCTGGTGTTCGAGCGCGGCAGCGCCAGCGTCCTGCTGGATTGA
- a CDS encoding helix-turn-helix domain-containing protein: protein MKASRSSIPVFKLYGENQAWPTPDLLHCESIPKRSSLHHWEIKPHRHADLYQLLYVQRGQALVEVEGRRQDVRQASIQVVPPLMVHGFQFSENIQGYVLTLGAPLVAQLEAQLGAPLAVLASAGCYPVGRDRHSLNTLFKALMDEYEGSAAARDLLLHSLVNVLVVWISRRGQQNTPPSNRGERNQQLLGHFIKLVERHYQQHPTVESLAHRIGLSSVHLNTLCRELAGQSALQMLHQRLMLEAKRGLIYTNISISQLSDNLGFSDPTYFSRFFKRLSGQTPNAFRQSAGQAQADT, encoded by the coding sequence ATGAAAGCCAGCCGTTCCAGCATCCCGGTGTTCAAGCTCTATGGGGAAAACCAGGCCTGGCCGACCCCGGACCTGCTGCACTGTGAATCCATCCCCAAGCGCAGCAGCCTGCACCATTGGGAGATCAAGCCGCACCGTCACGCCGACCTCTACCAATTGCTCTACGTGCAGCGCGGTCAGGCCCTGGTGGAAGTCGAGGGGCGGCGCCAGGACGTGCGCCAAGCATCGATCCAGGTGGTGCCACCGCTGATGGTCCACGGCTTTCAGTTCTCGGAGAACATCCAGGGTTACGTGCTGACCCTGGGCGCGCCGCTGGTGGCCCAGCTGGAAGCGCAACTGGGGGCGCCGCTGGCGGTGCTGGCCAGCGCCGGCTGCTACCCGGTGGGCCGTGACCGCCACAGCCTCAACACCCTGTTCAAGGCGCTGATGGATGAATACGAAGGCAGCGCCGCCGCCCGCGACCTGTTGCTGCATTCGCTGGTCAACGTGCTGGTGGTGTGGATCAGTCGCCGTGGCCAGCAGAACACCCCACCGAGCAACCGCGGCGAGCGCAATCAGCAGCTGCTGGGGCATTTCATCAAGCTGGTGGAGCGCCACTATCAGCAACACCCCACGGTGGAATCCCTGGCCCATCGCATCGGCCTGTCCAGCGTCCACCTCAATACCCTGTGCCGGGAACTGGCCGGGCAGAGCGCGCTGCAGATGCTCCACCAGCGCCTGATGCTGGAAGCCAAGCGCGGCCTGATCTACACCAACATCAGCATCAGCCAGCTATCGGACAACCTGGGGTTCAGCGACCCCACCTACTTCTCGCGCTTCTTCAAGCGCCTCAGCGGGCAGACGCCCAACGCCTTTCGCCAGAGTGCCGGGCAGGCCCAGGCAGACACCTGA
- a CDS encoding LysR substrate-binding domain-containing protein, translating to MAEQRLPPLNAVRAFDAAARLGSYVEASKSLHVTQPAIGRHVKLLEDWLGVQLFERTSRGVILTPAGEKYHRKIAAALQLIIEAGREAQPKAAERWLRIMVVPGFAKRWLTPRLEALRHVRPGLKFAIEPNSTFTEVDAKSADLGIAYGLDGQYPESRVSLICPRVFPICTPAYLAGIEPIKGPADLARHELIHFDDGEWWNLWFAANGLDIHLTSDLIYVNNDHALSVAESGGGIALANEVLVREELKAGTLVRVLEDQVKLESYRVLTPDAEWSEDVEWFIQWLKAELEADFPEARLRA from the coding sequence ATGGCCGAACAGCGTTTGCCACCGTTGAATGCGGTGCGGGCTTTTGATGCCGCGGCCCGCCTGGGCAGTTATGTCGAAGCCTCCAAGTCGCTGCATGTCACCCAGCCGGCCATCGGCCGTCATGTGAAGCTGCTGGAGGACTGGCTCGGAGTGCAGCTGTTCGAGCGCACCTCGCGCGGGGTGATCCTGACTCCGGCGGGGGAGAAGTACCACCGCAAGATCGCCGCCGCCCTGCAACTGATCATCGAGGCCGGGCGCGAAGCCCAGCCCAAGGCCGCCGAGCGCTGGCTGCGGATCATGGTGGTGCCGGGCTTCGCCAAGCGCTGGCTGACCCCGCGCCTGGAGGCGCTGCGCCATGTGCGCCCGGGCCTGAAGTTCGCCATCGAACCGAACTCGACCTTCACCGAAGTGGACGCCAAGAGCGCCGACCTGGGGATCGCCTACGGCCTGGACGGGCAGTACCCCGAGTCGCGGGTCAGCCTGATCTGCCCCCGGGTGTTTCCCATCTGCACCCCGGCCTACCTGGCCGGCATCGAGCCGATCAAGGGCCCGGCGGACCTGGCCCGCCACGAGTTGATCCATTTCGATGACGGCGAGTGGTGGAACCTGTGGTTCGCCGCCAATGGCCTGGATATCCACCTCACCTCCGACCTGATCTACGTGAACAACGATCACGCCCTGTCGGTGGCCGAAAGCGGCGGCGGGATTGCCCTGGCCAATGAAGTGCTGGTGCGCGAGGAGCTCAAGGCCGGGACCCTGGTGCGGGTGCTGGAAGATCAGGTGAAGCTGGAAAGCTACCGCGTACTGACCCCGGATGCTGAATGGTCCGAGGACGTGGAATGGTTTATCCAATGGCTCAAGGCCGAGCTCGAAGCGGACTTCCCCGAGGCTCGGCTGAGGGCTTGA
- a CDS encoding TonB-dependent receptor domain-containing protein — MKVSSCLLNSLLLSAGVGLLAPLAQAGEASEEVKPAPLELDTAFVTATGGATDLKDAPASVSVITREEIERQPVYDLNTLLRRVPGVTGGFGPVGEQSKIKLRGLDDKYTLILVDGKRVGSSADLSYRRDLARQDLNWISPNMIERIEIVRGPMSSLYGSDAMGGVINIITRKVSRTWTGSASTHITVPKDSDRGQTTQYSVNASGPLTESLGLRLGANVTRRAADEVEARRDAQGDFMYDDGAGGSKDQSVNALLDWQINEEQSLSFEAVHGVEHSWSSKKTFGDWDETIGGAFGPSRLTRDSYILSHNGDWSFGTTKLDAYLNQYRNDLDRGKANSEEKIVEGSLNLPFELLVDQRLTLGGQWKREELTNTNTLGTVPVDYQGTPVNGSTLKGDYSAAFIEDELFLLDNLSLTLGNRFDHSDKYGNHNSPRAYVVYHPHPDWTVRGGVSKGFRAPSLKEGSAGAATESGGRGCGSLRPLGYGGGSCWMAGNPNLTPETSTNKEIGLSFDHDGWEAGLTYFHTDFTDKIEYGPLGQYQGRWWTLLENVDKARTRGWEGTARVPLGDSVTWRTNATYMLESRNLSTGEDLISSPKLSAFSALDWQINDRLSTELSAQHVGKQRGLGNDFVQSYTTYDLTANLALTKWLTLNGGVQNLMDKDLRDGSTNFYVPGRAFFAGATTYF; from the coding sequence ATGAAAGTCAGCTCCTGCCTGCTCAATTCGCTTCTGCTCAGCGCCGGTGTCGGCCTGCTGGCTCCGCTGGCGCAGGCCGGCGAGGCCTCAGAAGAGGTCAAGCCGGCGCCGTTGGAACTGGACACCGCGTTTGTCACCGCCACCGGCGGCGCCACGGATCTCAAGGATGCTCCGGCCAGCGTCAGCGTCATCACCCGTGAGGAAATCGAACGCCAGCCGGTCTATGACCTCAATACGCTGTTGCGCCGGGTGCCGGGAGTGACCGGTGGTTTCGGCCCGGTGGGCGAGCAGTCGAAGATCAAGCTGCGGGGCCTGGACGACAAGTACACGCTGATTCTGGTGGACGGCAAGCGTGTCGGTAGCTCCGCCGACCTGAGTTATCGTCGCGACCTGGCGCGCCAGGACCTGAACTGGATCTCGCCGAACATGATCGAGCGCATCGAGATCGTCCGTGGGCCGATGTCGTCGCTCTACGGCTCGGACGCCATGGGCGGGGTGATCAACATCATCACCCGCAAGGTCTCGCGGACCTGGACCGGTTCGGCCAGCACCCACATCACCGTGCCCAAGGACTCCGATCGCGGCCAGACCACCCAGTACAGCGTGAATGCGTCGGGACCATTGACCGAGTCCCTGGGCCTGCGCCTGGGCGCCAACGTCACGCGGCGGGCAGCGGATGAAGTCGAGGCGCGGCGCGATGCCCAAGGCGACTTCATGTACGACGACGGCGCCGGCGGCTCCAAGGACCAGAGCGTGAATGCCCTGCTGGACTGGCAGATCAACGAGGAGCAGAGCCTGTCCTTCGAGGCGGTGCATGGCGTCGAGCATTCCTGGTCATCGAAGAAGACCTTTGGTGATTGGGACGAAACCATTGGTGGCGCCTTCGGCCCCAGCCGCCTGACCCGCGACAGCTACATCCTGTCCCACAACGGTGACTGGAGCTTTGGCACGACGAAGCTCGATGCCTACCTGAACCAGTACCGCAACGATCTGGATAGGGGCAAAGCCAACTCCGAGGAGAAGATCGTCGAAGGCAGCCTCAACCTGCCCTTCGAGCTGCTGGTGGACCAGCGCCTGACGCTGGGCGGGCAATGGAAACGCGAGGAGCTGACCAACACCAACACCCTGGGCACCGTGCCCGTGGATTACCAGGGCACGCCGGTCAATGGCTCGACCTTGAAGGGCGATTATTCGGCAGCCTTTATCGAGGATGAACTGTTCCTGCTGGACAACCTGTCCCTGACCCTGGGCAACCGTTTCGACCACAGCGACAAGTACGGCAACCACAACAGTCCGCGGGCTTATGTGGTCTATCACCCGCATCCTGACTGGACCGTGCGTGGGGGTGTTTCCAAGGGCTTTCGTGCGCCGAGCCTGAAGGAAGGCAGTGCGGGAGCGGCGACCGAGTCCGGTGGCCGGGGCTGTGGTTCGTTGCGTCCGCTAGGTTATGGCGGCGGCAGTTGCTGGATGGCGGGTAACCCGAACCTGACACCGGAAACCAGCACCAACAAGGAAATTGGCCTGTCGTTCGATCATGACGGCTGGGAGGCGGGCCTGACCTACTTCCATACCGATTTCACCGACAAGATCGAGTACGGTCCGCTGGGCCAGTACCAGGGCCGTTGGTGGACCCTGCTGGAAAACGTCGACAAGGCCCGCACTCGTGGTTGGGAAGGTACTGCCCGGGTGCCGCTGGGTGATTCGGTGACGTGGCGCACCAACGCCACCTACATGCTGGAAAGCCGGAACCTGAGCACCGGCGAAGATCTGATCAGCTCACCCAAGCTGTCGGCATTCAGCGCGTTGGACTGGCAGATCAATGACCGTTTGAGCACCGAACTGTCGGCGCAACACGTCGGCAAACAGCGGGGCCTGGGCAATGATTTCGTGCAGTCCTACACCACCTATGACCTGACGGCGAACCTGGCATTGACCAAATGGCTGACGTTGAACGGTGGGGTACAGAACCTGATGGACAAGGACCTGCGGGACGGATCGACCAACTTCTACGTGCCCGGACGGGCGTTCTTCGCGGGGGCGACCACCTATTTCTAG
- the pobA gene encoding 4-hydroxybenzoate 3-monooxygenase, whose translation MKTQVAIIGAGPSGLLLGQLLHKAGIDTVIVERQTPEYVLGRIRAGVLEQGTVDMLREAGVAQRMDAEGLVHEGVELLMGGKRVRIDLKALTGGKTVMVYGQTEVTRDLMQARAASGAPIIYSADQVQPHDMKGAQPYITYEKDGRQHRIDCDYIAGCDGFHGVARKSIPEEVLTHYEREYPFGWLGLLSDTPPVNHELIYGQHERGFVLCSQRSLTRSRYYLQVPLSDKVEDWSDERFWNELKARLPADVAADLVTGPALEKSIAPLRSYVVEPMQYGKLFLVGDAAHIVPPTGAKGLNLAASDVCYLYRILVKVYREGRTELLDKYSELALRRVWKGERFSWFMTNLLHDFGEHHDAWEHKMQQADREYFLNSHAGLVNIAENYVGLPYEDIC comes from the coding sequence ATGAAAACTCAGGTTGCGATTATCGGCGCCGGTCCCTCCGGCCTTCTGCTGGGCCAACTGCTGCACAAGGCCGGCATCGACACGGTGATTGTCGAGCGCCAGACCCCGGAATATGTGCTCGGCCGCATCCGCGCCGGGGTGCTCGAACAGGGCACCGTGGACATGCTGCGCGAGGCTGGTGTGGCCCAGCGTATGGACGCTGAGGGCCTGGTTCATGAAGGGGTGGAACTGTTGATGGGCGGCAAGCGCGTGCGCATCGACCTCAAGGCCCTGACCGGCGGCAAGACGGTGATGGTCTACGGTCAGACCGAAGTCACCCGCGACCTGATGCAGGCCCGCGCGGCCAGTGGCGCGCCGATCATCTACTCGGCGGACCAGGTGCAGCCCCACGACATGAAGGGTGCGCAGCCCTACATCACCTACGAAAAGGATGGCCGGCAGCACCGCATCGACTGCGATTACATCGCTGGCTGCGACGGTTTCCATGGCGTGGCGCGCAAGAGCATTCCCGAAGAGGTGCTGACTCACTACGAGCGCGAGTACCCCTTCGGCTGGCTGGGGCTGCTGTCGGACACCCCGCCGGTGAATCATGAATTGATCTACGGCCAGCACGAGCGTGGCTTTGTGCTGTGCAGCCAGCGCTCCCTGACCCGCAGCCGTTACTACCTGCAAGTGCCCCTGAGCGACAAGGTCGAAGACTGGTCCGACGAGCGTTTCTGGAACGAGCTCAAGGCCCGTCTGCCGGCGGACGTGGCGGCGGATCTGGTCACCGGGCCGGCGCTGGAGAAAAGCATCGCGCCGCTGCGCAGCTATGTGGTCGAGCCGATGCAGTACGGCAAGCTGTTCCTGGTCGGCGACGCCGCGCATATCGTCCCGCCCACCGGTGCCAAGGGCCTGAATCTTGCGGCTTCCGACGTGTGCTACCTGTACCGGATCCTGGTCAAGGTCTACCGCGAGGGGCGTACCGAGCTGCTGGACAAGTACTCCGAGCTGGCCTTGCGCCGGGTGTGGAAGGGCGAGCGTTTCAGCTGGTTCATGACCAACCTGCTGCACGATTTCGGCGAGCACCATGACGCCTGGGAGCACAAGATGCAGCAGGCCGATCGCGAGTATTTCCTCAACTCCCACGCGGGCCTGGTGAACATTGCCGAGAACTATGTGGGCCTGCCTTACGAAGACATCTGCTGA
- the ychF gene encoding redox-regulated ATPase YchF codes for MGFNCGIVGLPNVGKSTLFNALTKSGIAAENFPFCTIEPNSGIVPMPDPRLDALAAIVVPERVLPTTMEFVDIAGLVAGASKGEGLGNKFLANIRETDAIAHVVRCFEDDNVIHVSNSVDPKRDIEIIDLELIFADLDSCEKQLQKVARNAKGGDKDAVAQKALLEQLIAHFTEGKPARSLMKDMSSDEKLIIRGFHLLTTKPVMYIANVAEDGFENNPLLDVVKAIAEEEGAMVVPVCNKIEAEIAELEDGEEKDMFLEALGLEEPGLNRVIRAGYEMLNLQTYFTAGVKEVRAWTVRVGATAPQAAAVIHTDFEKGFIRAEVIAYNDFIQFKGEAGAKEAGKWRLEGKEYIVKDGDVMHFRFNV; via the coding sequence ATGGGATTCAATTGCGGCATCGTCGGCCTGCCTAACGTCGGCAAGTCCACCCTGTTCAACGCCCTGACCAAATCCGGGATCGCGGCCGAGAACTTCCCCTTCTGCACCATCGAGCCCAACAGCGGCATCGTGCCGATGCCCGACCCGCGCCTGGACGCCCTGGCGGCGATCGTCGTGCCGGAGCGCGTGCTGCCGACCACCATGGAGTTCGTCGACATCGCCGGCCTGGTGGCCGGTGCCTCGAAAGGTGAAGGCCTGGGTAACAAGTTCCTGGCCAACATCCGCGAAACCGATGCCATCGCCCACGTGGTCCGCTGCTTCGAAGACGACAACGTGATCCACGTGTCCAACAGCGTCGATCCCAAGCGCGACATCGAAATCATCGACCTGGAACTGATCTTCGCCGACCTCGACAGCTGCGAGAAACAGCTGCAGAAAGTCGCCCGCAACGCCAAGGGCGGTGACAAGGATGCGGTGGCCCAGAAAGCCCTGCTGGAGCAGCTGATTGCCCACTTCACCGAAGGCAAGCCGGCCCGCAGCCTGATGAAGGACATGAGCAGCGACGAAAAGCTGATCATCCGCGGCTTCCACCTGCTGACCACCAAGCCGGTGATGTACATCGCCAACGTGGCCGAAGACGGCTTCGAGAACAACCCGCTGCTGGACGTGGTCAAGGCCATCGCCGAAGAAGAAGGCGCCATGGTGGTGCCGGTGTGCAACAAGATCGAAGCGGAAATCGCCGAGCTTGAAGACGGCGAGGAAAAGGACATGTTCCTTGAGGCCCTGGGTCTGGAAGAGCCTGGCCTGAACCGGGTGATCCGCGCTGGCTACGAAATGCTCAACCTGCAAACCTACTTCACCGCCGGGGTGAAGGAAGTTCGCGCCTGGACGGTGCGCGTCGGCGCCACCGCGCCACAAGCGGCCGCGGTGATCCACACCGACTTCGAGAAAGGCTTCATCCGTGCCGAGGTCATCGCCTACAACGACTTCATCCAGTTCAAGGGTGAAGCCGGAGCCAAGGAAGCCGGCAAATGGCGCCTGGAAGGCAAGGAATACATCGTCAAGGATGGCGACGTAATGCACTTCCGCTTCAACGTGTAA
- a CDS encoding MFS transporter produces the protein MASSNPQTVATTASSASQSSPLVLRIIGAVAMAHLINDLIQAVLPAIYPMLKSNYGLSFTQVGLITLTFQLTASLLQPWVGFYTDRRPLPFLLPAGMVCTLIGILMMSQVGSFALILLAAALIGIGSSTFHPEASRVARLASGGRYGLAQSSFQVGGNAGTAFGPLLAAAIIIPYGQGNVAWFGLFALFALVVLYGISRWYANHLRLHKLKQGQAATHGLSRNRVISALVVLGLLVFSKYFYMASFTSYFTFYLIEKFDLSVASSQLHLFLFLGAVAAGTFFGGPIGDKIGRKAVIWFSILGVAPFTLLLPHVDLFWTSVLSVVIGFILASAFSAIVVYAQELVPGNVGMIAGVFFGLMFGFGGIGAALLGHLADIHGIEYVYFLCSFLPLFGVLAIFLPRTRKA, from the coding sequence ATGGCTAGCAGCAACCCTCAGACCGTCGCAACGACGGCTTCTTCTGCTTCGCAAAGCAGCCCACTGGTCCTGCGCATCATTGGTGCCGTGGCCATGGCCCATTTGATCAATGACCTGATCCAGGCGGTGTTGCCGGCGATCTACCCGATGCTCAAGAGCAACTACGGCTTGAGCTTTACCCAGGTCGGGCTGATCACCCTGACCTTTCAGCTCACCGCTTCGCTGTTGCAGCCCTGGGTCGGTTTCTACACCGATCGGCGGCCTCTGCCGTTCCTGCTGCCGGCGGGCATGGTCTGCACCCTGATCGGCATCCTGATGATGTCCCAGGTGGGCAGTTTTGCCCTGATCCTGCTGGCCGCGGCCTTGATCGGCATCGGCTCCTCGACCTTCCACCCGGAAGCCTCGCGGGTCGCCCGGCTGGCGTCCGGCGGGCGCTATGGCCTGGCGCAGTCGAGCTTCCAGGTCGGTGGCAATGCCGGCACCGCGTTCGGCCCCTTGCTGGCCGCGGCGATCATCATTCCCTACGGCCAGGGCAATGTGGCCTGGTTCGGCCTGTTCGCGCTGTTTGCCCTGGTGGTGCTCTACGGCATCAGCCGCTGGTACGCCAACCACCTGCGCCTGCACAAGCTCAAGCAGGGCCAGGCGGCGACCCATGGCTTGTCGAGGAATCGGGTGATCAGCGCCCTGGTGGTCCTCGGGCTGCTGGTGTTCTCCAAGTACTTCTACATGGCCAGCTTCACCAGTTACTTCACCTTCTACCTGATCGAAAAGTTCGACCTGTCGGTGGCCAGCTCGCAACTGCACCTGTTCCTGTTCCTCGGCGCGGTGGCGGCGGGAACCTTCTTCGGCGGGCCGATCGGCGACAAGATCGGGCGCAAGGCGGTGATCTGGTTCTCGATCCTCGGGGTGGCGCCGTTCACCCTGTTGCTGCCCCATGTCGACCTGTTCTGGACCAGCGTCCTCAGCGTGGTGATCGGCTTCATCCTGGCCTCGGCGTTCTCCGCCATCGTGGTCTACGCCCAGGAACTGGTGCCGGGCAACGTCGGCATGATCGCCGGGGTGTTCTTCGGCCTGATGTTCGGTTTTGGCGGGATCGGCGCGGCGCTGCTGGGGCACCTGGCAGACATCCATGGCATCGAGTACGTGTACTTCCTGTGCTCGTTCCTGCCGCTGTTCGGGGTGCTGGCGATCTTCCTGCCGCGTACTCGCAAAGCCTGA